Proteins encoded within one genomic window of Amorphoplanes friuliensis DSM 7358:
- a CDS encoding carbohydrate-binding domain-containing protein: MRNSGLFAFTATDHGGIVLPFKSTMSTVVSTVLATAGAVFLVPPTAAFADARGEAETGRITPAANGAFPADVTAGGGHAAEIWDRASLEVPVTTTAPATAVRVRVRQELCGAEPPWIRVHVDGVFVQTATVEPTNWTTIPFRGTWAAGPHTVRIDFTNPYYNAATCGARELFVDHVSFASAVPGRTYYVDAADGDDTNAGTSADAAWQTIGRVNDATLAPGDSVLFKSGQTFTGETLTAGQPGNTTARVTYGAYGTDTDPIFDGEGQRYPVVVNAPFVTVQDIQVRNAGDEYKIGMRVFGADALVQRITASGNAIGVQAEDGADRLHLTASRLVDNKTVINPDGLGKAQGSTDDYGASGVVVLKAHGVEIDENTMSGNIGPSADFDEDGSAVEIYGAVGTVVHHNRSIDNQTFSEIGHAETRNTTFHNNLIAANAGIDEAIGFNAQGNGKFGPVLNTRMFNNTVVLLGADSKGVVVGTGATAFLHNNIVQADYAGWSGDQKIDEGHNVYRPGAWGNDIWSDANTGQGIAPTSVTADPLFVGSGDYHLRAGSPAKDRGVSAYGSTWDLDHVARTAGTGTDAGAYELPAA; encoded by the coding sequence GTGCGAAACTCCGGGCTGTTCGCATTTACTGCGACCGATCACGGGGGAATCGTCTTGCCTTTTAAATCAACCATGTCCACTGTGGTTTCTACCGTCCTGGCCACGGCGGGCGCGGTGTTCCTTGTGCCGCCGACGGCAGCCTTCGCCGACGCGCGCGGCGAGGCCGAGACCGGCCGGATCACACCGGCGGCCAACGGCGCATTCCCGGCCGACGTCACGGCCGGCGGCGGCCACGCCGCCGAGATCTGGGACCGCGCAAGCCTCGAGGTGCCCGTCACGACCACCGCCCCGGCGACGGCGGTCCGGGTCCGCGTCCGGCAGGAACTGTGCGGCGCCGAACCCCCGTGGATCCGTGTCCACGTGGACGGCGTTTTTGTGCAGACCGCCACGGTCGAGCCGACCAACTGGACGACCATCCCGTTCCGCGGCACCTGGGCCGCCGGCCCCCATACCGTGCGCATCGACTTCACCAACCCGTACTACAACGCCGCCACGTGCGGTGCGCGCGAACTGTTCGTCGACCACGTCAGCTTCGCGTCGGCGGTGCCCGGCCGCACGTACTACGTCGACGCTGCAGACGGTGACGACACCAACGCCGGCACGTCGGCCGACGCCGCGTGGCAGACCATCGGCCGGGTCAACGACGCCACGCTGGCACCCGGCGACTCGGTGCTGTTCAAGAGCGGGCAGACCTTCACCGGCGAGACGCTCACCGCGGGACAACCCGGCAACACCACCGCACGGGTGACCTACGGCGCCTACGGCACGGACACCGACCCGATCTTCGACGGCGAAGGTCAGCGCTACCCGGTGGTTGTCAACGCCCCGTTCGTGACCGTGCAGGACATCCAGGTCCGCAACGCCGGCGACGAATACAAGATCGGCATGCGCGTGTTCGGCGCGGATGCCCTGGTCCAGCGGATCACCGCCAGTGGCAACGCGATCGGCGTACAGGCCGAGGACGGCGCCGACCGGCTGCACCTGACCGCCAGCCGCCTGGTCGACAACAAGACCGTCATCAACCCGGACGGCCTGGGCAAGGCGCAAGGATCCACCGACGACTACGGCGCCAGCGGCGTGGTCGTCCTGAAAGCCCACGGCGTCGAGATCGACGAGAACACCATGAGCGGCAACATCGGCCCCTCCGCCGACTTCGACGAGGACGGCTCAGCCGTGGAAATCTACGGCGCGGTGGGCACCGTGGTGCACCACAACCGGTCGATCGACAACCAGACGTTCTCCGAGATCGGCCACGCGGAAACCCGCAACACGACCTTCCACAACAACCTGATCGCCGCGAACGCCGGGATCGACGAAGCAATCGGCTTCAACGCCCAGGGCAACGGCAAGTTCGGCCCGGTGCTGAACACGCGGATGTTCAACAACACCGTTGTACTGCTCGGCGCTGATTCCAAGGGTGTTGTCGTCGGGACCGGTGCTACCGCGTTCCTGCACAACAACATCGTGCAGGCGGACTATGCGGGCTGGAGCGGCGACCAGAAGATCGACGAAGGCCACAACGTCTACCGGCCCGGTGCCTGGGGAAACGACATCTGGTCGGACGCCAACACCGGCCAGGGGATCGCGCCGACGTCGGTGACAGCGGACCCGCTGTTTGTCGGCTCGGGTGATTATCACCTGCGGGCGGGCTCGCCGGCGAAGGACCGCGGGGTGTCGGCTTACGGCAGCACTTGGGACCTGGACCACGTCGCGCGCACTGCTGGGACGGGGACTGACGCTGGGGCTTACGAGCTGCCGGCTGCCTGA
- a CDS encoding alpha-L-rhamnosidase, whose product MAKSVPLPARKHVALAAAVVTALATISHPASAAPAPPAPKALVTAPVSVTGAHWIWYPEGDPLQSAPAATRYLRRTFTAPAGPYTDAQLVVTGDDTVDVWLNGTYLAGSPRATDSWKRARYVDLASALKSGTNTLQVAARNTSTGPAGVLGRLRVATAASTVDLVTDGSWQAANSVPESWVAAKDLGAYGAGPWRQDVAGPDNAAGSPVTLAGLTTERRADPVGIDARKPRFGWRLVSADKGQIQGRYQVTVGTTAGGSDVWDSGQIASGQSIDVAYAGPALASNRTYHWRVRVWDAQGRPSPWSPSARFDTGYFDPGAEWQAAFIGAPGGANLTGAEWIWYPEGDPAGGAPAADRFFRRTFDLASTGKATLVVTGDDTADVWVNGAKVSSSRRVADAWKRATTVDVTAQVRTGSNTIAIAATNTTASPASIVAKLTVGGTTVSTGNAWKASQSGPSGWEQPGFNDSAWPAAQVTAAYGAGPWGAQVTVPNPTPYLSKGFAVGKPVARARLFATALGLHDTYLNGAKVGAERLGPGWTDYNKRLQYRGYDVTASIKQGNNTLGALVGNGWYSGNIGFAGSQRYGTSPWYSAQLAIEYTDGTRADIRTDGSWSAAPSVIVADDLYHGEDQDARISSAAGTAVTVRSGAKPPLVAQVDPGVTVQQELRPKSITQPKPGVWIADLGQNFAGWNRLRATGPAGTRITMRHGEILNADGTLYTANLRAAQATDTFTLAGTGAAEVFEPHFTVHGYRYVELTGFPGTPTADSLTGLAAWTDGAETGTFTTSDPLVNQLQHNILWGARSNMLSIPTDCPQRDERLGWTGDIASFGATSTYNFDTHGLLDKFADDLVDAQRADGAFTDVAPAVIDGAGKAGWADAGVIVPYTIWQRYGDLSVADQHFAAMARYVDYLRSTSGADLIRDHETFGDWLNVDDNTPNDVTSTAFFGWSARLLSRMAAATGRTAEANSYGTLADQIGAAFTNRFVAADGTVGNNSQTGYVLALGFGLVPSGRTQAVADKLAAKVAARNGHLSVGFMGVENLLPVLAEYGHAATAYQILQQPDYPGWGYMNSRGATTIWERWDGIRTDGSLQDVGMNSFNHYGLGSVGDWLYRTVGGVGPAAPGYKQVLIAPKPGGTLTSATASLLTGYGQTRSEWTRSGSTLTLKVVVPPNATATVKVPASSAAAVTAPAEAVAQGYAGGTASYTLPSGSYTFTAN is encoded by the coding sequence ATGGCCAAGTCCGTACCCCTCCCTGCCCGAAAACACGTCGCCCTGGCGGCCGCGGTTGTCACCGCGCTCGCCACGATCAGCCACCCGGCGAGCGCCGCTCCCGCGCCGCCGGCCCCGAAAGCCCTGGTCACCGCGCCGGTCAGCGTCACCGGAGCACATTGGATCTGGTACCCCGAAGGTGATCCGCTGCAGAGTGCCCCGGCCGCCACCCGCTATCTGCGCCGCACTTTCACCGCACCGGCCGGCCCGTACACCGATGCGCAGCTGGTCGTCACGGGTGACGACACGGTCGACGTCTGGCTCAACGGGACCTATCTGGCCGGTTCGCCCCGTGCCACGGACTCCTGGAAGAGGGCCCGGTACGTCGATCTGGCCTCCGCATTGAAATCGGGAACAAACACCCTGCAAGTGGCAGCGCGCAACACCAGCACCGGACCGGCCGGCGTCCTCGGCCGCCTCCGGGTCGCCACCGCCGCGAGCACCGTCGACCTCGTCACCGACGGATCGTGGCAGGCCGCAAATTCCGTCCCCGAGAGCTGGGTGGCCGCGAAGGACCTCGGCGCGTACGGCGCGGGGCCGTGGCGGCAGGACGTCGCCGGGCCCGACAACGCCGCCGGTTCACCGGTGACGCTCGCGGGTCTGACCACCGAACGCCGGGCCGACCCGGTCGGGATCGACGCGCGCAAGCCGCGCTTCGGCTGGCGGCTCGTCTCCGCCGACAAGGGGCAGATCCAGGGCCGGTACCAGGTCACCGTGGGCACCACCGCCGGCGGTTCGGACGTGTGGGACAGCGGCCAGATCGCCTCCGGGCAGAGCATCGACGTCGCGTACGCCGGACCCGCCCTGGCCAGCAACCGCACCTACCACTGGCGGGTCCGCGTCTGGGACGCCCAGGGACGGCCCAGTCCGTGGAGCCCGTCCGCCCGCTTCGACACCGGATACTTCGACCCGGGCGCCGAGTGGCAGGCCGCGTTCATCGGCGCACCCGGTGGCGCGAACCTCACCGGCGCCGAGTGGATCTGGTACCCCGAGGGTGATCCGGCCGGCGGCGCACCGGCCGCCGACCGCTTCTTCCGGCGTACGTTCGACCTGGCGAGCACCGGTAAGGCGACGCTGGTCGTGACCGGCGACGACACCGCCGACGTGTGGGTCAACGGCGCGAAGGTGAGCTCCTCGCGGCGCGTCGCCGATGCCTGGAAGCGGGCCACCACAGTGGACGTGACCGCGCAGGTGCGTACCGGCTCGAACACCATCGCGATCGCGGCCACGAACACGACCGCGAGCCCGGCGAGCATCGTCGCCAAGCTGACCGTCGGCGGAACCACCGTGTCCACCGGCAACGCGTGGAAGGCGTCGCAGTCCGGGCCGTCCGGGTGGGAACAGCCCGGCTTCAACGACAGCGCCTGGCCGGCCGCGCAGGTGACCGCCGCGTACGGCGCCGGCCCGTGGGGTGCGCAGGTCACGGTGCCCAATCCCACGCCGTACCTGAGCAAGGGTTTTGCGGTCGGGAAGCCTGTCGCCCGCGCCCGGCTCTTCGCGACGGCGCTCGGCCTGCACGACACCTACCTCAACGGCGCGAAGGTCGGCGCCGAACGGCTCGGCCCGGGCTGGACCGACTACAACAAGCGCCTGCAATACCGCGGATACGACGTCACGGCGAGCATCAAGCAGGGCAACAACACGCTCGGCGCGCTGGTCGGCAACGGCTGGTACTCCGGCAACATCGGCTTTGCCGGAAGCCAGCGCTACGGGACTTCTCCGTGGTACTCGGCGCAGCTGGCGATCGAGTACACCGACGGGACGCGGGCTGACATCCGTACCGATGGCTCGTGGTCCGCGGCACCCAGCGTGATCGTCGCTGACGACCTGTATCACGGCGAGGACCAGGACGCGCGGATCTCGTCGGCGGCCGGGACGGCCGTGACGGTCCGCAGCGGCGCCAAGCCGCCGCTGGTCGCCCAGGTCGACCCGGGGGTGACCGTGCAGCAGGAGCTGCGGCCGAAGTCGATCACGCAGCCGAAACCGGGTGTGTGGATCGCCGACCTCGGTCAGAACTTCGCCGGCTGGAACCGCCTGCGGGCGACCGGTCCGGCCGGTACGCGGATCACGATGCGGCACGGCGAGATCCTGAACGCCGACGGCACGCTCTACACGGCCAACCTGCGTGCCGCCCAGGCCACCGACACGTTCACGCTGGCCGGCACGGGTGCCGCGGAGGTTTTCGAGCCGCACTTCACCGTGCACGGCTACCGCTACGTCGAGCTGACCGGATTCCCCGGGACGCCGACCGCGGACAGCCTCACCGGGCTCGCGGCGTGGACCGACGGCGCCGAGACCGGCACCTTCACCACCAGCGACCCGCTCGTCAACCAGTTGCAGCACAACATCCTCTGGGGTGCGCGTTCCAACATGCTGTCGATCCCGACCGACTGCCCGCAGCGTGACGAACGGCTCGGCTGGACCGGTGACATCGCGTCCTTCGGGGCGACGTCGACCTACAACTTCGACACGCACGGGCTGCTCGACAAGTTCGCTGACGACCTGGTCGACGCCCAGCGGGCCGACGGCGCGTTCACGGACGTCGCACCGGCCGTCATCGACGGTGCGGGCAAGGCCGGCTGGGCCGACGCGGGTGTCATCGTGCCCTACACGATCTGGCAGCGCTACGGCGATCTGTCCGTCGCGGACCAGCACTTCGCGGCCATGGCCCGCTACGTCGACTACCTCCGGTCGACCTCAGGCGCGGACCTGATCCGCGACCACGAGACGTTCGGGGACTGGCTCAACGTCGACGACAACACCCCCAACGACGTCACCAGCACGGCGTTCTTCGGCTGGTCGGCCCGCCTGCTCTCCCGGATGGCCGCGGCCACCGGGCGTACGGCGGAGGCGAACTCCTACGGCACCCTCGCCGACCAGATCGGCGCGGCGTTCACCAACCGCTTCGTCGCGGCCGACGGGACCGTGGGCAACAACAGCCAGACCGGGTACGTGCTCGCGCTCGGGTTCGGGCTGGTGCCGTCGGGCCGTACGCAGGCGGTGGCGGACAAGCTCGCCGCCAAGGTGGCCGCACGCAACGGTCACCTGTCGGTCGGCTTCATGGGCGTGGAAAATCTGCTGCCCGTGCTCGCCGAGTACGGGCACGCGGCCACGGCGTACCAGATCCTCCAGCAGCCGGACTATCCCGGCTGGGGTTACATGAACTCGCGCGGCGCGACCACGATCTGGGAGCGCTGGGACGGGATCCGCACCGACGGGAGCCTCCAGGACGTGGGCATGAACTCCTTCAACCACTACGGCCTCGGCTCGGTCGGCGACTGGCTCTACCGCACGGTCGGCGGCGTCGGCCCGGCCGCACCCGGATACAAGCAGGTGCTGATCGCCCCCAAACCCGGCGGCACACTCACCTCCGCGACCGCCTCGCTCCTCACCGGGTACGGGCAGACGCGCTCGGAGTGGACCCGCAGCGGCTCCACGCTGACGCTGAAGGTGGTCGTCCCGCCTAACGCCACAGCAACGGTCAAGGTCCCGGCGTCTTCCGCGGCGGCCGTCACAGCTCCGGCTGAGGCTGTCGCCCAGGGATACGCGGGCGGCACGGCGTCCTACACGCTGCCCTCGGGCAGCTACACCTTCACCGCCAACTGA
- a CDS encoding DUF1684 domain-containing protein: MQALELADYRAAVARIYLTATDLADFRAQRDKLFANHPQSPIPRGTAFEGINYFPPTDEFIADVDLRDAPGEIEINTDGPDGVVRYTRAGILDTPWGELSLWWLAAYGGGLFLPVRDTTCGPESYGGGRYLTDTVKGTHGRGVEMLSPTRVRLDFNYLYNPSCAYDDQWLCPLAPPENRLAVPVRAGELKYH, encoded by the coding sequence GTGCAGGCACTCGAACTCGCCGACTACCGCGCTGCGGTGGCCCGCATCTACCTGACCGCGACCGACCTCGCCGACTTCCGCGCCCAGCGCGACAAGCTCTTCGCGAACCACCCGCAGTCCCCCATCCCCCGCGGCACCGCCTTCGAGGGCATCAACTACTTCCCGCCCACCGACGAGTTCATCGCCGACGTCGACCTCCGCGACGCGCCCGGCGAGATCGAGATCAACACGGACGGTCCCGACGGCGTGGTCCGGTACACCCGCGCCGGCATCCTCGACACCCCGTGGGGCGAGCTGTCGCTGTGGTGGCTGGCCGCGTACGGGGGAGGTCTGTTCCTGCCGGTCCGCGACACGACCTGCGGCCCGGAGTCCTACGGCGGCGGGCGCTACCTGACGGACACCGTCAAGGGCACCCATGGTCGCGGCGTGGAGATGCTGTCACCCACCCGCGTCCGCCTGGACTTCAACTACCTCTACAACCCGAGCTGCGCGTACGACGACCAGTGGCTCTGCCCCCTCGCACCGCCGGAGAACCGCCTGGCCGTCCCCGTGCGCGCCGGTGAGCTCAAGTACCACTGA
- a CDS encoding zinc-dependent alcohol dehydrogenase family protein, producing the protein MRAVIYDRFGDLPEVRTVPDPEPPPGGVVVAVHATGLCRSDWHGWRGHDPDIQLPHVPGHEFAGVIAGVGAGVSDWQVGDRVTAPFILACGTCPACQAGDQQVCHRQLQPGFTHWGSFAEYVTVPHAMTNLVRVPDDLDFATAAILGCRFATSFRAVVAQGRVRAGEWVAVHGCGGVGLSAVMIAAAAGAQVVAIDVSDSALALAARSGATTTLLAPSVAAIRTATSGGPHLSIDALGSQSTLTASVESLRRRGRHVQVGLLPAVSGRPTVPMELVVAHELELLGSHGMQAHAYADLLPLIAAGKLRPSDLITGEITLEDAPAAMAAMDGPVPPGVTIIRPPTPGR; encoded by the coding sequence ATGCGCGCGGTGATCTACGACCGGTTCGGTGACCTCCCCGAGGTCCGCACAGTCCCCGACCCCGAACCCCCACCCGGCGGCGTGGTCGTAGCCGTCCACGCCACCGGCCTCTGCCGCAGCGACTGGCACGGCTGGCGCGGCCACGACCCGGACATCCAGCTGCCCCACGTGCCGGGCCACGAATTCGCCGGAGTGATCGCCGGGGTCGGCGCAGGCGTCTCGGACTGGCAGGTCGGCGACCGCGTCACCGCGCCGTTCATCCTCGCCTGCGGCACCTGCCCGGCCTGCCAGGCGGGAGACCAGCAGGTCTGCCACCGCCAACTCCAGCCCGGTTTTACGCACTGGGGCTCGTTCGCCGAGTACGTGACGGTCCCTCACGCCATGACCAACCTGGTCCGCGTACCCGACGACCTGGACTTTGCCACTGCGGCCATCCTCGGCTGCCGCTTCGCCACGTCATTCCGCGCAGTGGTGGCCCAAGGCCGCGTCCGCGCGGGCGAGTGGGTCGCCGTGCATGGTTGCGGCGGCGTGGGGCTGTCAGCCGTCATGATCGCCGCCGCAGCCGGCGCCCAGGTGGTGGCGATCGACGTCTCAGATTCCGCACTGGCCCTGGCCGCCCGATCCGGCGCCACGACAACCTTGCTCGCGCCGTCAGTGGCCGCAATCCGCACAGCAACCTCGGGCGGCCCGCACTTGTCGATCGACGCCCTGGGCAGCCAGTCAACACTGACGGCATCGGTGGAAAGCCTCCGCCGTCGGGGGCGGCACGTACAGGTCGGCCTGCTCCCAGCGGTCTCCGGGCGTCCGACTGTGCCGATGGAGCTGGTGGTTGCCCACGAGCTGGAGTTGCTGGGCAGCCACGGGATGCAGGCGCACGCCTACGCCGACCTGCTGCCGCTGATCGCAGCCGGCAAACTCCGCCCCTCGGATCTGATCACGGGCGAGATCACGCTGGAGGATGCACCGGCGGCGATGGCTGCGATGGACGGCCCGGTTCCGCCTGGCGTCACCATCATCAGGCCGCCCACCCCTGGTCGGTAA
- a CDS encoding sensor histidine kinase: protein MRTFLRSVWHEPPAPHPPARVWRDWALVAVLVPLAVLEGAVRPDLPWRVLSVVIVVATVPTLLWRRTRPLLMITLAFAVTGVAPLVLHGAVLRSYTVAFVLILPYALIRWGSGRAAVVGMAVVLAKILLNAAFGQLSAGDVVAGFAVMSSAVALGVALRFRAGARLRELQQVKLLERERLARDLHDTVAHHVSAMAIRAQAGLATAPSNPEAATDALRVIEAEASRALAEMRGMVRILRLDEPADLAPGPSITDLERLAGKPRSGPAIEVGIAGDLGHIAPSIDSAIFRLAQESVTNARRHARHATRIEVRVSAGPTSVRLQVSDDGEPPPGKTTGGYGLIGMSERAGLLGGTFDAGPAPGRGWTVIAVLPRAGVTP, encoded by the coding sequence GTGCGCACTTTTCTGCGTTCCGTCTGGCACGAGCCCCCCGCGCCGCATCCCCCCGCCCGCGTTTGGCGGGACTGGGCGCTGGTCGCCGTGCTCGTTCCCCTTGCGGTGCTCGAAGGTGCGGTCCGGCCCGATCTGCCCTGGCGGGTGCTTTCCGTCGTGATCGTCGTGGCCACCGTGCCGACCCTGCTCTGGCGGCGCACCCGTCCACTGCTGATGATCACGCTGGCCTTTGCTGTCACCGGGGTGGCGCCGCTGGTGCTGCACGGTGCGGTGCTCAGGTCGTACACAGTGGCCTTCGTCTTGATCCTGCCCTATGCCCTGATCCGCTGGGGTTCCGGGCGGGCAGCGGTTGTCGGCATGGCCGTCGTGCTGGCGAAGATTCTGCTGAACGCCGCCTTCGGGCAGCTGAGCGCCGGTGACGTGGTGGCCGGTTTTGCGGTGATGTCGTCGGCGGTCGCCCTCGGCGTCGCGCTGCGTTTCCGGGCCGGTGCCCGGCTGCGCGAGCTTCAGCAGGTCAAGCTGCTCGAACGCGAACGCCTGGCCCGCGACCTGCACGACACCGTCGCTCACCACGTCTCCGCGATGGCCATCCGCGCCCAGGCCGGCCTCGCGACCGCACCGTCGAACCCGGAGGCAGCCACCGACGCGCTGCGGGTGATCGAAGCCGAGGCGTCCCGGGCACTCGCCGAGATGCGCGGCATGGTCCGGATCCTGCGCCTGGACGAGCCCGCGGATCTCGCGCCGGGCCCCTCCATCACCGACCTGGAAAGGCTCGCAGGCAAGCCTCGCTCCGGCCCGGCCATCGAGGTCGGAATCGCCGGCGATCTCGGTCACATCGCGCCGTCGATCGACTCCGCGATCTTCCGACTCGCCCAGGAATCGGTCACCAACGCCCGGCGTCACGCCCGCCACGCGACACGCATCGAGGTCCGCGTTTCCGCAGGACCCACCTCGGTACGCCTCCAGGTCAGCGACGACGGCGAACCCCCGCCCGGCAAAACGACCGGCGGCTACGGCCTGATCGGTATGAGTGAACGCGCGGGCCTGCTCGGCGGCACTTTCGACGCCGGTCCCGCACCGGGCCGCGGCTGGACCGTGATCGCCGTCCTCCCCCGCGCCGGAGTCACCCCGTGA
- a CDS encoding response regulator has product MSIRVVVADDQEIVRTGLTMILNSQPDIQVVGEAANGHRAVELARQLRPDVCLFDIRMPGLDGIEATRALAGPEVPDPLAVVVITTFDLDEHVYAALRAGARGFLLKDAGTAMLAQAMHAAANGDALIEPSVTARLLKTFAASGPAAPAQPVDALTHREEQVLTAVASGRTNSEIAAELFITLSTVKTHITSLMTKIGARNRVEIAVWAYETYRVRR; this is encoded by the coding sequence GTGAGCATCCGCGTGGTCGTCGCCGATGATCAGGAAATCGTCCGGACCGGGCTCACGATGATCCTCAACTCTCAGCCGGACATCCAGGTTGTCGGCGAGGCCGCAAACGGTCACCGAGCCGTCGAACTGGCCCGGCAGCTGCGCCCGGACGTGTGCCTCTTCGACATCAGGATGCCCGGCCTCGACGGCATCGAGGCCACCCGCGCCTTGGCGGGCCCCGAGGTCCCGGATCCTCTCGCGGTGGTCGTCATCACCACCTTCGACCTCGACGAGCACGTGTACGCCGCACTGCGCGCCGGCGCCCGCGGTTTCCTCCTCAAGGACGCCGGCACGGCGATGCTGGCGCAGGCCATGCACGCCGCGGCGAACGGCGACGCGCTGATCGAGCCGAGTGTCACCGCACGGTTGCTGAAGACCTTCGCGGCGAGTGGTCCGGCGGCACCGGCGCAGCCTGTTGATGCCTTGACGCACCGCGAGGAACAGGTCCTGACCGCGGTGGCGAGCGGTCGCACCAACAGCGAGATCGCCGCGGAGCTGTTCATCACGCTCAGCACGGTGAAGACCCACATCACCAGCCTGATGACCAAGATCGGCGCACGGAACCGCGTCGAGATCGCCGTGTGGGCTTACGAGACCTACCGCGTCCGCCGCTGA
- a CDS encoding DUF2306 domain-containing protein, whose protein sequence is MTTTSARNTRNARLVVAGLLLLTAVPVLAGALRIATLSGAGEVTPDKSYMALDPAPVVVHIIGATLFCVLGAFQFHRGFRQRRPGRHRIAGRLAAAGGFAAALSGIWMTLFYPLPHHDGARFGLLGTERILFGTLMAAAIVISFLAIRRRNIVRHRAWMMRGYAIAQGAGTQAVIIAPWIAAFGDTDVVTRAVLMGTAWTLNLAVAEWIIRRRPQHRVPAPQVTTNPAISAGPAISAGPAISAGSPVTAGPAGRRGGMRKP, encoded by the coding sequence ATGACAACAACCTCCGCGCGGAACACCCGGAACGCCCGGCTCGTGGTGGCCGGCCTGCTCCTGCTCACCGCGGTGCCCGTACTGGCCGGCGCTCTCCGCATCGCCACCCTGTCCGGCGCCGGGGAGGTCACGCCGGACAAGTCCTACATGGCCCTGGATCCCGCGCCCGTAGTCGTTCACATCATCGGCGCCACCCTGTTCTGCGTTCTCGGAGCCTTCCAGTTCCACCGCGGCTTCCGGCAGCGGCGCCCAGGCCGGCACCGAATCGCGGGAAGACTCGCCGCCGCCGGTGGTTTCGCCGCGGCACTGTCCGGCATCTGGATGACCCTGTTCTACCCGCTGCCCCACCACGACGGCGCCCGGTTCGGACTACTCGGCACCGAGCGGATCCTCTTCGGCACACTCATGGCAGCGGCGATCGTCATCAGCTTCCTGGCGATCCGCCGACGCAACATCGTCCGGCACCGCGCCTGGATGATGCGCGGCTACGCGATCGCCCAGGGCGCAGGCACCCAGGCAGTGATCATCGCTCCCTGGATCGCAGCCTTCGGCGACACCGACGTCGTCACCCGCGCGGTACTCATGGGCACGGCCTGGACCCTCAACCTCGCCGTAGCCGAATGGATCATCCGCCGCCGGCCGCAACACCGGGTACCGGCCCCGCAGGTCACTACCAACCCAGCGATCAGTGCGGGCCCAGCGATCAGTGCGGGCCCAGCGATCAGTGCGGGCTCGCCAGTCACTGCCGGCCCGGCGGGTCGCCGCGGCGGCATGCGCAAGCCGTGA